A genomic region of Arvicola amphibius chromosome X, mArvAmp1.2, whole genome shotgun sequence contains the following coding sequences:
- the LOC119804504 gene encoding melanoma-associated antigen 10-like → MDPTETSQGLHLPDSSQSQREARGVVGVQVPISEAGEEEATATTSRGVSLGGMLSSPHSAQRASSSPTAVGFIAVAPSAQASGNQASHVANPEPPPQNGLSSMVVDLVLFLLLKYRRKEITTRAEILHMVIGDYEAHYSMILKKAADCMRLMFGLEIIENNPLEHTPVHSYSLVHALGITYDGMQHGFPGIPKTGLVIVILCIIFIEDDCVSEEVLWSILNRMGLYAGRDHFMCGEPRRLITEHFVQEGYLEYRRVPDSDPPSHEFLWGPRAHAETTKVEVLKFFASVVKQDPISYVFPMQRDEIEKSEAMIPQTVTLLPDQHTF, encoded by the coding sequence ATGGATCCTACTGAGACCAGCCAGGGCCTCCACCTCCCTGACAGCTCTCAGTCCCAAAGGGAGGCAAGGGGTGTGGTGGGAGTCCAGGTCCCCATATCTGaggcgggggaggaggaggccacTGCCACCACATCACGGGGGGTGTCCCTTGGAGGAATGCTGAGTTCTCCCCACAGTGCTCAGAgagcctcctcttctcccactgcCGTGGGCTTCATTGCAGTGGCACCATCTGCTCAGGCCTCTGGCAATcaagctagccatgtggctaaccCCGAGCCTCCACCGCAGAATGGGCTCAGTAGCATGGTCGTGGATTTggttctcttcctgctcctcaaGTACAGGAGGAAGGAGATAACAACTAGGGCAGAAATTCTGCACATGGTCATCGGAGATTATGAGGCACACTATTCCATGATCCTTAAGAAGGCCGCTGACTGCATGCGGCTGATGTTTGGCCTTGAGATAATAGAAAATAACCCCCTTGAGCACACCCCTGTCCACTCCTACTCTCTTGTCCATGCTCTGGGGATCACCTATGATGGGATGCAGCATGGTTTCCCAGGCATACCCAAGACAGGCCTGGTAATAGTCATACTGTGCATCATCTTCATAGAGGACGATTGTGTCAGTGAGGAGGTGTTGTGGAGTATATTGAATAGGATGGGGCTCTATGCCGGGAGGGATCATTTCATGTGTGGGGAGCCCAGGAGACTCATCACTGAGCATTTTGTGCAGGAAGGGTATCTGGAGTACAGGAGGGTGCCAGACAGTGATCCTCCCAGCCATGAGTTCCTGTGGGGCCCAAGAGCCCATGCTGAAACCACCAAGGTGGAAGTCTTGAAGTTTTTTGCCAGTGTTGTTAAGCAGGATCCCATATCCTATGTTTTCCCTATGCAGAGAGATGAGATTGAGAAGTCTGAGGCCATGATCCCCCAAACAGTGACACTCCTGCCTGACCAGCACACATTCTAG
- the Hsfx4 gene encoding heat shock transcription factor, X-linked member 4, which produces MASQSVEDCEISVSPVVNQEPESEALDIYNSSHDSEADSREGLVRQDDQDIIQDQAYEESPIPEDQSQPIASEEDNTNLFSLPFPRKLWSIVQNEAFKSVKWTKEGDTIMIEVDLFQKEVLHVKGAKKIFETDSLKSFIRQLNMYGFRKIYPETSVAFFEEYKRIMMYRHFNFQRDKPGLVDYIWGKEDLKYLAHQALCVPIPLRSSQEPTSKKKKSPTRYSPRFYRKPEEDGEDAKKKSSNDQAHKGNQGFVFSAVWAMKFIPPCSLEMQLPGESSNQTADDTSGTIICVPPTAPGIQGTEENPSASSSEQPILSSMMSLYNSSCSALLSTLLGRPTNESPNEEQEGSSDYKCGIDVDSVPGPRLAPGPQDAVHELSGFDRNNTMGKHMGAPGH; this is translated from the exons ATGGCTAGTCAGAGTGTAGAGGATTGTGAAATCAGTGTGAGCCCAGTTGTTAATCAAGAGCCTGAAAGCGAGGCTCTTGATATATATAATTCTTCACATGATTCAGAAGCAGATTCAAGAGAGGGTCTGGTGAGACAAGATGATCAAGATATCATACAAGATCAAGCCTATGAAGAGAGCCCAATACCTGAAGACCAAAGCCAACCTATAGCCAGTGAGGAAGATAACACCAACCTCTTCAGTCTGCCCTTCCCCAGGAAGCTTTGGTCCATTGTGCAGAATGAGGCATTCAAGTCAGTGAAGTGGACTAAGGAAGGAGACACCATAATGATTGAGGTAGACCTTTTCCAGAAAGAGGTCCTTCATGTAAAGGGGGCAAAGAAGATTTTTGAAACAGACAGTCTGAAGAGTTTTATTCGCCAGCTCAACATGTATGGATTCAGAAAGATATACCCTGAGACATCTGTGGCTTTCTTTGAAGAGTACAAGAGAATAATG ATGTACCGTCACTTCAACTTTCAGAGAGATAAGCCTGGACTTGTTGATTATATCTGGGGCAAAGAAGACCTAAAATATCTTGCCCACCAAGCTCTCTGTGTACCCATTCCACTTAGATCTTCTCAAGAGCCaacttcaaaaaagaagaagtcacCTACCAGATATTCTCCACGATTCTATCGCAAACCTGAGGAAGACGGTGAAGATGCCAAGAAGAAGAGCTCCAATGACCAGGCACACAAAGGAAATCAAGGCTTTGTATTCTCTGCTGTATGGGCTATGAAATTTATTCCTCCATGTTCACTagaaatgcagcttcctggggaGTCAAGTAACCAAACTGCAGATGATACCTCAGGCACTATAATATGTGTGCCTCCAACTGCTCCTGGAATTCAAGGCACAGAAGAAAATCCAAGTGCTAGTTCATCAGAGCAACCCATTTTAAGTTCTATGATGTCTCTGTACAACAGTTCTTGTTCTGCCCTATTGTCTACCCTCTTAGGAAGGCCAACAAATGAATCTCCCAATGAAGAGCAGGAGGGCTCCTCAGATTACAAGTGT GGCATTGATGTTGACTCAGTGCCTGGCCCCAGGCTTGCACCTGGTCCCCAAGATGCTGTGCATGAACTTTCTGGGTTTGACAGGAACAACACCATGGGAAAGCACATGGGGGCCCCAGGACACTAA